The following coding sequences are from one Eucalyptus grandis isolate ANBG69807.140 chromosome 11, ASM1654582v1, whole genome shotgun sequence window:
- the LOC104425961 gene encoding LOW QUALITY PROTEIN: hypersensitive-induced response protein-like protein 1 (The sequence of the model RefSeq protein was modified relative to this genomic sequence to represent the inferred CDS: inserted 1 base in 1 codon) has product MGNLLCCCVQVDQSTVAIKERFGKFQEVMEPGCHCLPWFLGSQLAGHLSLRLQQLDVKCETKTKDNVFVNVVASVQYRALAGKASDAFYKLTNTRSQIQAYVFDVIRASVPKLNLDDAFEQKNEIAKAVEDELEKAMSAYGYEIVQTLIVDIEPDERVKRAMNEINAAARLRVAANEKAEAEKILQIKKAEGEAESKYLAGLGIARQRQAIVDGLRDSVLGFSEKVXGTTAKDVMDMVLVTQYFDTMKEIGASSKSSAVFIPHGPGAIRDVTTQIRDGLLQAPTHQ; this is encoded by the exons ATGGGTAACCTGCTCTGCTGCTGCGTTCAAGTTGACCAGTCCACAGTAGCTATTAAGGAAAGATTTGGTAAGTTTCAAGAAGTAATGGAACCAGGGTGCCACTGTCTTCCTTGGTTTCTCGGAAGTCAGCTCGCTGGCCATCTCTCACTCCGATTGCAGCAGTTGGATGTGAAATGTGAAACCAAGACCAAG GACAATGTTTTTGTCAATGTTGTTGCATCTGTGCAATACCGAGCCCTTGCAGGCAAAGCAAGTGATGCCTTTTACAAGCTCACCAACACAAGGAGTCAGATCCAGGCCTACGTGTTTGATG TGATCAGAGCTAGTGTTCCAAAGCTAAACTTGGATGATGCTTTTGAACAGAAGAATGAAATTGCCAAAGCTGTTGAAGATGAACTTGAAAAG GCTATGTCTGCCTATGGATATGAGATTGTGCAAACTCTGATCGTTGACATTGAACCGGATGAACGTGTTAAGCGAGCTATGAATGAAATTAATGCTG CTGCAAGACTGAGGGTTGCAGCAAACGAGAAGGCTGAAGCGGAGAAAATTCTGCAAATCAAGAAAGCTGAAGGCGAGGCTGAGTCCAAGTACCTTGCTGGTCTGGGTATTGCTCGCCAGCGTCAGGCCATTGTGGATGGTTTAAGAGATAGTGTGCTTGGCTTCTCAGAGAAAG CGGGAACAACCGCAAAAGATGTCATGGACATGGTTCTTGTGACGCAATACTTTGACACCATGAAGGAAATCGGTGCATCATCAAAATCTTCTGCCGTGTTCATTCCCCATGGTCCTGGGGCAATCCGTGATGTGACCACCCAGATCCGTGATGGTCTTCTTCAAGCGCCAACACACCAGTAA